ATGTCTCCGATTTCTGTGGAAGCACCAGAGACCAGGTTCAGCTCTTGAATCGTACACAATCTGAAAcctgctgcatttttaaaacaatgacTGGAGCAGTTTCTGCAGCTCGAATCTACAGAGtggaattaaaataaaacagcaacaatCTACTTTTTTTTGATCAAGTCAGGAAAATGAGTCAGATGTGGAGCTGAAGGGACACCACTGTCCTCCTCAAAGACGCCTGAACAGGGTGGGGGGCTGGCTGATGAGACAATCTTTTCAGACGTGATGTCGACTCTCAGCTTTACCTATTTCCGTGCTGTTTGGCTCAATCACAGGTGTAAAAGAATATATATTTTAACTTCACCTACATCTCATTACTTTCACGTTTGTGAGGTTTCACACTTTTACTTTAATGGGCAATACTGTTCTACGTACTGGTATCTGAGACAGTCCTGGTCCAAATTATATTCAGCCTAATAAGCGTCCCGGCTCTGAGTCAGTCTATCTGAAACCCCAGTGGACTCACGGCTGGACTGTTTCAGTGTCATCACAGGAGAAAAAGGGGTCTTTTGAGGCAGACATGGTGACGTGCTGGGAAAAATGACAGCGCCCTGCTCTGTTTGACCGCCGCTGATCATTTAATGGTGCAGTATCATGCTGCTGCCTGCACTGGTGTTCTTTCTCTTTGAGGGTCAACTACATTTTGAATCAGGTCTAATTATCCTGCTGTTTATAATTTATGCTCGCCAGGTTTCAGTAGGTTTTTCAATGATGTTTGACCAAAAAAGACCTCCACTGCCAGTATATGTGAGTATAACTCGGTCATACGGCCAGAaaacctcctccacctctggtCTCCACACAACATTTGGCTATGGATAGTATTCTTACAGTATTATCACTCACCTTTCTGAGTCTTCTTCTCTGCGGAGGCCTGGGAGGCCATGTagatggctgctgcagccactgaGATGGGGCTCCTGCCGGGCACCAGGTCGAGCTCCACGGCTTTCCTGGCGATGAAGGTGGCGGCCATCTGCACCTGTTTGGGTAAGCCCAGGTTTGAGCAGAAGCGGGACATGAAGTCTCCAGTGGTGATGAGGTCCACACTGGTTTCCAGCGCCTTCAAGATCAGCTTGAAGCACCTGCCAATCTCCTTCTTGGAGATCCGAGAGACAGCGCAGATCTCTGGGGGGTCAGAGGAGGAAGCTTGTTTAGATGGAGTGAAGGAAATTAGtctgtttcagcatttttcttGCCTCCTTGTTGAATCTTTATTTTAACTAAGTGCAGCAGTTGTGCACCTTTACTTCTATACATgggatgttttcttctttgaaaCCATAGGGAAAGGAATCTAATTGCCTTCAGTAAATGGTGGCAAATTGCACACCGCAGATTAAATCCCACTGAGAAACACTTAAGGGATTTTGTGTCTGTACCTCTTccaggaaaaagagagagcaatTTTCAAAGAATATCAACATAACACCGTCACATATCCAGAATTTCTTTCTGCACTCCCTGAAAACCAGTCAGACGATACAGCGAAGGTGAACTGAGCAAACTGAGCATACGCAGCAAACTTTGTTTCAGTTAGGGctgaatgtcattttttaacgtttgaatgAAGCTCGGATTGTCTGTCGTCATATTCCTTCTTTAACAAAATCCTGAATTTGAATAAAATGACTCATTATTAAATGAGTTAGTCTTCAGTTACATGCTAGCAGCTTTAAAAAGTGCCTCagtctgttttgattttgtgcCACCAATCATTCCTCAAGAGCAGCCGTAACGTGATAATATGGCAGAGAgcatcagaaaagaaaaagattcaTTCTGACCTTTAAATGTTCTGGGTACACCCTCTTGTCTGCAGGCAATGTAGAGACAGGCTGAAGCGATGGCATCATTGGCTCGACCCTTCAGGCTCTTCTGTTCATAAACCTGCTTGAACAAGTTGTTTGTTCTGTCCTGCAAGACAAAACCATCatttacagcaaacacactgtttgcatCCTCCTAGTAAAGGTCTTCGTGTCCATTTTCACAAATTCAGCTTGGATCCTTTTTTATTCATCGCCTTCTCATCATTGTTAATGACTGATAAAAATTGTGGggtggggaacatgaatgtttttCAGCTTCTGAAGGGGCCCATGACAGAAAAACTTTGACTTAATGGAACCACAGACCTTGCATACCCTTTTACACAGAAGACACTGACATGACCATGTCCTCAACCAACCTATAATAACTTCCAGTGAgacaggtttgtgtgtttggcaACTTTAGCAgagactccagtctgcagtgtagtTTCCACACACTTCAATGACATACCAGAGAATTACACAATTACCACAGAAAGCGAACTTTTATTTCTCTTGCTCAATATGTTTTTCCCACACATGGGCACTTTCTTTTGCTCTGTCAAAAGTACAGTTTACATTCTTAGCAGAGTTGTCTGCTCACTAAATGCTGGTTGTGTCTGAACCAAAGCAGGTAGAGGAGTGTGTGCGCCTGCACGGCTGTTTTTGCTTCTGGTATTTGTTTGGTCagttgcagctgctgcaggagaatCTTTCTGAAATCACATCACAGAAtcacatttgtgtctttttagaAACTTACGATGATGTTCCTTGGCAGGTTGATGCGATCTGCCATGGTGCTGATCTCTTTAAAGGCGTTGAGCATGGCCCGGTCAGAGCTGCTCATGGTCCGTCGGTTCTGGTACTTGGAGTTACCAAATTCATCAAAACTAGCTGCGCCGGTTCCCTGGTGGAAACAGTGGATGTTTATCAGTAAAATTTAGCATTCTTGTATTTCAAGAGAAGACATAATAACTTTGTGGATGTGGTTTATTGTGACTGCAGATGTGACTAAACAGTGACAGTTTCTGCATCACTGTTGGAACTCAGTATAGAAATGTGCATGAGCTAACATTAATATGAATGTTTCTCAGCATATCATTACCTGTACATCTGAACACAGGTACGATAGTTGCTGCAAATCCCAACATCTTGGAACAACTGTAATTCTGAACAGAACGCACACAGCAGGGCTCATTTTGAACTCTGGGCAAAACCGTCTCTTACCTTGCTAATCATTGTGGTCAGATCGCCTCCATTAAGCAGAGGGTTCTGGGCATCTCCCACTCTGGATGGATCTTTGAGGGCTTTCTCATTGGAAAACGTCCTCCACTCTGAGCCTACGTCAATCACACGGTCACCTGAGGAGAAATGGTTAGTACaatctaaaataaataaaatgtataagAAGCAAAAAAGGTGGCACAAGAGCAACAAGCTTTACTTGGTACAGTTGATTTGTCGTTGCAACATTTACGCTTATTTCAATGTAGggttcatttgtgtttttgatgatgTCAAAGTctcaaaatactgtaaatattcaTTATACTTCTGGGCACCAACTTTTGTGCAATGGCGCTCTGCCCCAAGACAATAACAGCACACAGGTTGTGAGGGCGGGACTCTATACAAACATGGCCACCAGGCACCAGATCGTAAGCAGCACACATCCAAGAGGAGCCGTTGAGCCGGGGAGAAGGGGCCAATTTTGAATCTTGTTTTTACAAACAACAGCCAACAAATCCTACTCATAATACCATTGCGTTTTTGGTAGGAGTGTGTCCATGTACACATGCCACTGATGTCAGGATGCATAGATGGATAGATGGCATGAGGTAGctgagaaaaatacatttaaaaatgcataCACATGTACAGAAAAAGTACTGTATTagatcaaataaataaatagaattcATATTAAGAATTAAAATAAGATAGATGTAGATCTGAAGCATTTTTACAAGTCATCCCTGTTCTCGCTTCTCATTTTCTTATCACTGTACATTGTGatgcacaaataaaaaataatacgTGAGCTAAGCAAATGTCCAGTCACTCAACTGCATCAAAGCTGAAATGTAAAGAAGACAATAGCTGTGACAAAGGTAGGGCATATTGTCTGGCCATTATTTTCTTCCAGCTATCATTACTGTCTGTTCTTGGAACCTTGTAGCAGGGTTGAGGATTAGATTTCTCATATTTTAATCCTGTTAAGACTTTCTTTTTGATGACCATCCATCAGCCTTTCTAATATCTAGAGGCAAAGTGACATTCATCTCCTTAGAGGCCGGCTGAACCGAAGGGAGCAGGAACTGAGGGCACTTTAGCTTGCATCAGAGAGCGGCTGGAGCCTCTCGTCTCCCATCTGACCCGGTCTGTGCTCAGGGGGCTCATTAGAGCAGAACTCTGTGTTCTCTCACAGCTTTGTCTTACAGTCTGCATCACATGTCAAAAGGGTTTTTTGCTTCATACACTTTGTACCTGTGCTTGCATATGCCTTGGTGATAAATGAGAGGTTGAATAGATTCACTAACTAACAAACTGTTAAGTATTGGTTCAAAATCTTGTCTGACGTTAATTTGTTTGCCTTCATTTTTACCACACCTACTACACATACCCCTCTGctcaaactgaaaaataattttGGATCTTAACATTTTTCTAGCCAAACAATGAACGTACACAGGTGTTTCTTCATATTGTGCTTATTATTCTTGTCTCTAGCTTGAGTAATGCACTGAAGAGTCAGATCACTTAAATTACAGAGAATATTTTCCACTTTAAGTATGatagaaaattaaacaaaactgTCCACAGTGACACCTGTGGATTGTCCAGAATAATACGGACATTGTCTCTGGAACAAGACCAATTTGAGTTTGCTTAGATGTAGTTTTATATAGTAAAAATCTGCAACAATCATTT
The Chaetodon auriga isolate fChaAug3 chromosome 12, fChaAug3.hap1, whole genome shotgun sequence genome window above contains:
- the gtf2b gene encoding transcription initiation factor IIB, coding for MASTSRGDVLALPRVQCPNHPDAILVEDYRAGDMVCPECGLVVGDRVIDVGSEWRTFSNEKALKDPSRVGDAQNPLLNGGDLTTMISKGTGAASFDEFGNSKYQNRRTMSSSDRAMLNAFKEISTMADRINLPRNIIDRTNNLFKQVYEQKSLKGRANDAIASACLYIACRQEGVPRTFKEICAVSRISKKEIGRCFKLILKALETSVDLITTGDFMSRFCSNLGLPKQVQMAATFIARKAVELDLVPGRSPISVAAAAIYMASQASAEKKTQKEIGDIAGVADVTIRQSYRLIYPRAAELFPSDFKFDTPVDKLPQL